A stretch of the Modestobacter marinus genome encodes the following:
- a CDS encoding TetR/AcrR family transcriptional regulator, with amino-acid sequence MTSQQDSALHSDAANPSRREQILRAAAQLFAERGSRAVGVDDVGAAVGVTGPAIYRHFASKDAMLAEMLLRISERLLAGGTQRVAAAGAVPVDQLRALVEFQVDFALDNPALITVQDRDLGALTDRDARQVRQLQRRYVEEWVTVLARVHPGASTAACRARAHALFGLINSTPHSAGRVARPAMAALLAEMAMAAATS; translated from the coding sequence GTGACGTCCCAGCAGGACAGCGCCCTGCACAGCGACGCGGCGAACCCCTCCCGCCGGGAGCAGATCCTGCGCGCCGCCGCCCAGCTGTTCGCCGAGCGGGGCTCCCGGGCGGTCGGGGTCGACGACGTGGGCGCCGCCGTGGGCGTCACCGGCCCGGCGATCTACCGGCACTTCGCCAGCAAGGACGCGATGCTGGCCGAGATGCTGCTGCGGATCAGCGAGCGGCTGCTGGCCGGCGGCACCCAGCGGGTGGCCGCGGCGGGCGCGGTCCCGGTCGACCAGCTGCGCGCCCTGGTGGAGTTCCAGGTCGACTTCGCGCTGGACAACCCCGCGCTCATCACGGTGCAGGACCGCGACCTGGGTGCACTGACCGACCGGGACGCCCGTCAGGTGCGGCAGCTGCAGCGGCGCTACGTCGAGGAGTGGGTCACCGTGCTGGCCCGGGTCCACCCCGGAGCCTCCACCGCGGCCTGCCGCGCCCGGGCACACGCGCTCTTCGGGCTGATCAACTCCACCCCGCACAGTGCAGGCCGGGTCGCCCGCCCGGCGATGGCCGCCCTGCTGGCCGAGATGGCGATGGCCGCCGCCACCAGCTGA
- a CDS encoding carboxyl transferase domain-containing protein encodes MDAPVLPSAPSGDPARNAAHHAGLAAELADQLARVALGGGERARQRHTDRGKLLPRERVDALLDPGSPFLELSPLAAHGLYDDEAPAAGIITGVGRVSGREVVVVANDATVKGGTYYPMTVKKHLRAQEVAAQNRLPCVYLVDSGGAFLPLQDEVFPDRDHFGRIFFNQANLSKAGIPQIAAVLGSCTAGGAYVPAMSDEAVIVRDQGTIFLGGPPLVKAATGEEVSAEDLGGGDLHSRVSGVTDHLAEDDAHALQIVRQIIGTLGPREPRPWDVEPVEEPAYPAESLYDVVPVDTRTPYDVREVIARLVDGSRFAEFKPLYGSTLVTGFARLHGHPVGIIANNGVLFAESALKGAHFIELCDRRKIPLLFLQNISGFMVGRDYEAGGIAKHGAKMVTAVACARVPKLTVVIGGSFGAGNYSMCGRAYSPRFLFTWPNARISVMGGEQAASVLAQVRRDRLGDGWSAEDEEAFKAPIRARYEEQGHPYHATARLWDDGVIDPAQTRTVLGLALSACANAPLEEVGYGVFRM; translated from the coding sequence GTGGACGCACCGGTGCTGCCCAGTGCCCCGTCGGGCGACCCTGCGCGCAACGCCGCGCACCACGCCGGGCTGGCCGCCGAGCTGGCCGACCAGCTGGCCCGGGTGGCCCTGGGTGGGGGTGAACGAGCCCGGCAGCGGCACACCGACCGCGGCAAGCTGCTGCCCCGCGAGCGGGTCGACGCGCTGCTGGACCCGGGCAGCCCGTTCCTGGAGCTGTCGCCGCTGGCCGCGCACGGCCTCTACGACGACGAGGCGCCGGCCGCCGGGATCATCACCGGCGTCGGGCGGGTCTCCGGACGCGAGGTCGTCGTCGTCGCCAACGACGCCACCGTCAAGGGCGGCACCTACTACCCGATGACGGTGAAGAAACACCTGCGCGCCCAGGAGGTCGCGGCCCAGAACCGGCTGCCCTGCGTCTATCTGGTCGACTCCGGCGGGGCGTTCCTGCCGCTGCAGGACGAGGTCTTCCCCGACCGCGACCACTTCGGCCGGATCTTCTTCAACCAGGCCAACCTGTCCAAGGCCGGCATCCCGCAGATCGCCGCCGTCCTCGGCTCGTGCACCGCCGGCGGTGCCTACGTGCCGGCGATGAGCGACGAGGCGGTGATCGTCCGAGACCAGGGCACGATCTTCCTGGGCGGCCCGCCGCTGGTGAAGGCCGCCACGGGGGAGGAGGTGAGCGCCGAGGACCTGGGCGGCGGTGACCTGCACTCCCGGGTCAGCGGGGTCACCGACCACCTCGCCGAGGACGACGCGCACGCGCTGCAGATCGTCCGGCAGATCATCGGCACCCTCGGCCCGCGCGAGCCCCGGCCCTGGGACGTCGAGCCCGTCGAGGAGCCGGCGTACCCGGCGGAGAGCCTGTACGACGTCGTCCCGGTCGACACCCGCACGCCCTACGACGTCCGCGAGGTCATCGCCCGGCTGGTCGACGGCAGCCGGTTCGCCGAGTTCAAGCCGCTGTACGGGTCGACGCTGGTCACCGGCTTCGCCCGGCTGCACGGGCACCCGGTGGGGATCATCGCCAACAACGGCGTGCTGTTCGCCGAGTCCGCGCTCAAGGGCGCCCACTTCATCGAGCTCTGCGACCGGCGGAAGATCCCGCTGCTGTTCCTGCAGAACATCTCCGGGTTCATGGTCGGCCGCGACTACGAGGCCGGCGGCATCGCCAAGCACGGCGCGAAGATGGTCACCGCCGTGGCCTGCGCCCGGGTGCCGAAGCTGACCGTCGTCATCGGCGGCTCGTTCGGTGCCGGCAACTACTCGATGTGCGGCCGGGCGTACTCGCCCCGCTTCCTGTTCACCTGGCCCAACGCCCGCATCTCGGTGATGGGCGGGGAGCAGGCGGCCAGCGTGCTGGCGCAGGTGCGCCGCGACCGGCTCGGCGACGGCTGGAGCGCGGAGGACGAGGAGGCGTTCAAGGCGCCGATCCGCGCCCGGTACGAGGAGCAGGGCCACCCGTACCACGCCACGGCCCGGCTCTGGGACGACGGCGTCATCGACCCCGCCCAGACCCGCACCGTGCTCGGGCTCGCGCTCTCCGCGTGCGCCAACGCACCCCTCGAGGAGGTCGGCTATGGCGTCTTCCGGATGTGA
- a CDS encoding ferritin: MAADAFIDLLNAQIGHEFAAHQQYVAIAIYFDDLTMPQTAQLFFDQAAEERNHAMMMVRYLLDADAPVQIPGIAAPINGFSDVVAPVALALEQEKRVTEQINQLTAVARQHNDFASDQFMQWFIKEQVEEVSKMSDLLAVVRRSAHDVEQIEDYVLREVKPEGTDPMAPSIAGAPA; encoded by the coding sequence ATGGCCGCCGATGCCTTCATCGACCTGCTCAACGCCCAGATCGGCCACGAGTTCGCCGCCCACCAGCAGTACGTGGCGATCGCCATCTACTTCGACGACCTGACCATGCCGCAGACCGCGCAGCTGTTCTTCGACCAGGCCGCCGAGGAGCGGAACCACGCGATGATGATGGTCCGCTACCTGTTGGACGCCGACGCACCCGTGCAGATCCCCGGCATCGCCGCCCCGATCAACGGGTTCTCCGACGTGGTCGCCCCGGTCGCGCTCGCCCTCGAGCAGGAGAAGCGGGTCACCGAGCAGATCAACCAGCTCACCGCGGTCGCCCGGCAGCACAACGACTTCGCCTCCGACCAGTTCATGCAGTGGTTCATCAAGGAGCAGGTCGAGGAGGTCAGCAAGATGAGCGACCTGCTCGCCGTCGTCCGCCGCTCGGCCCACGACGTGGAGCAGATCGAGGACTACGTGCTGCGCGAGGTCAAGCCCGAGGGCACCGACCCGATGGCCCCCTCGATCGCCGGCGCCCCCGCCTGA
- a CDS encoding acetyl-CoA carboxylase biotin carboxylase subunit: MFDTVLVANRGEIAVRVIRTLRAMGIRSVAVHSEADAGALHTRLADVAVPIGPAPAALSYLSIDRVLDAARRTGAQAVHPGYGFLSENVEFARACEKAGIVFIGPPVAAIEAMGDKIRAKRTVAAAGVPVVPGRTEPGMDDDAVARAAVEVGFPVLLKPSAGGGGKGMRVVRDPAELAEQIAGARREARSSFGDDTLLVERYLGHSRHIEVQVFGDEHGTVVHLGERECSLQRRHQKVVEEAPSPLLSPAQREGMGRAAVEAARAVGYTGAGTVEFIVDADSPQDFFFLEMNTRLQVEHPVTECVTGLDLVELQLRVAAGEPLPIGQDDVRLTGHAIEARVYAEDPARGFLPQAGDVVGLVEPAGAGIRVDSSLRVGGVVGTDYDPMLAKVVAWGPDRETARARLVTALGDTAVLGVATNTGFLRDLLTDPDVVAGRLDTGLIERRGEALTGARPTPPHVHAAAALALLAEIEPRGAVVDPWADTSGWRLGEPAWTVRRLQAPGADPVTVRVRGRTTAAQVRVGDGEPMAARVDRDGDRLSVTLDDVTTRYTVVHAGGTVWLAGDGHTVGLREHERLAAAGTAAGSDGAVSAPMPGTVTVVQVSLGDQVEAGTPLLVVEAMKMEHVLTAPLAGTVTELPVTAGQSVRLDERVAVVTPPAPGEEE; this comes from the coding sequence GTGTTCGACACCGTCCTGGTCGCCAACCGCGGCGAGATCGCCGTCCGGGTCATCCGGACGCTGCGGGCGATGGGCATCCGCTCGGTCGCGGTGCACAGCGAGGCCGACGCCGGCGCGCTGCACACCCGGCTGGCCGACGTCGCCGTCCCGATCGGCCCGGCGCCGGCCGCGCTGAGCTACCTGTCGATCGACCGGGTGCTGGACGCCGCCCGGCGCACCGGCGCGCAGGCCGTGCACCCCGGGTACGGCTTCCTGTCCGAGAACGTGGAGTTCGCGCGGGCCTGCGAGAAGGCCGGGATCGTCTTCATCGGCCCGCCGGTCGCGGCCATCGAGGCGATGGGCGACAAGATCCGGGCCAAGCGGACCGTCGCCGCGGCCGGGGTGCCGGTCGTGCCGGGCCGCACCGAACCGGGCATGGACGACGACGCGGTCGCCCGGGCGGCGGTCGAGGTCGGCTTCCCGGTGCTGCTCAAGCCCAGCGCCGGTGGCGGCGGCAAGGGCATGCGGGTGGTGCGCGACCCGGCCGAGCTGGCCGAGCAGATCGCCGGCGCCCGCCGCGAGGCCCGCAGCTCCTTCGGCGACGACACGCTGCTGGTCGAGCGCTACCTCGGCCACTCCCGGCACATCGAGGTGCAGGTCTTCGGCGACGAGCACGGCACCGTGGTGCACCTGGGCGAGCGGGAGTGCAGCCTGCAGCGCCGGCACCAGAAGGTGGTCGAGGAGGCGCCGTCGCCGCTGCTCTCCCCGGCCCAGCGCGAGGGCATGGGCCGGGCGGCGGTCGAGGCGGCCCGGGCGGTGGGCTACACCGGGGCCGGGACGGTCGAGTTCATCGTCGACGCCGACTCCCCGCAGGACTTCTTCTTCCTGGAGATGAACACCCGGCTGCAGGTCGAGCACCCGGTCACCGAGTGCGTCACCGGGCTGGACCTGGTCGAGCTCCAGCTGCGGGTGGCGGCCGGGGAGCCGCTGCCGATCGGGCAGGACGACGTCCGGCTGACCGGGCACGCGATCGAGGCCCGGGTCTACGCCGAGGACCCGGCCCGCGGGTTCCTGCCGCAGGCCGGGGACGTCGTCGGTCTGGTCGAGCCGGCCGGCGCCGGGATCCGGGTGGACAGCTCGCTGCGGGTCGGCGGCGTCGTCGGCACCGACTACGACCCGATGCTGGCCAAGGTGGTCGCCTGGGGCCCGGACCGGGAGACCGCCCGGGCCCGGCTGGTCACCGCACTCGGCGACACCGCCGTCCTGGGCGTGGCCACGAACACCGGCTTCCTGCGGGACCTGCTGACCGACCCCGACGTCGTCGCCGGCCGGCTGGACACCGGGCTGATCGAGCGGCGCGGCGAGGCGCTGACCGGCGCCCGCCCGACCCCGCCGCACGTCCACGCGGCGGCGGCCCTGGCGCTGCTGGCGGAGATCGAGCCCCGAGGGGCCGTGGTCGATCCCTGGGCGGACACCTCGGGCTGGCGGCTGGGTGAGCCGGCCTGGACGGTGCGCCGGCTGCAGGCGCCCGGCGCGGACCCGGTGACCGTCCGGGTGCGCGGCCGCACGACCGCCGCGCAGGTGCGCGTCGGGGACGGCGAGCCGATGGCCGCCCGGGTCGACCGGGACGGCGACCGGCTGAGCGTGACCCTGGACGACGTCACCACCCGCTACACGGTGGTGCACGCCGGGGGCACGGTCTGGCTGGCCGGCGACGGGCACACCGTCGGGCTCCGCGAGCACGAGCGGCTGGCCGCGGCCGGGACGGCGGCCGGGTCCGACGGCGCGGTGTCCGCGCCGATGCCCGGCACGGTCACGGTGGTGCAGGTGTCCCTCGGGGACCAGGTCGAGGCGGGCACCCCGCTGCTGGTCGTCGAGGCGATGAAGATGGAGCACGTGCTGACCGCCCCCCTCGCGGGGACGGTCACCGAGCTCCCGGTGACGGCCGGCCAGTCGGTCCGGCTAGACGAGCGGGTGGCCGTGGTGACCCCACCGGCGCCCGGCGAGGAGGAGTGA
- a CDS encoding acyl-CoA dehydrogenase family protein yields MLDYRLDEETEALRKVVREFAVEVIAPQIGGFYERDEFPTDIVRQMGELGLFGLPFPEEYGGSGGDYFTLCVALEELARVDSSVAITLEAGVSLGAMPIFRFGTEEQKKQWLPRLCAGEALGAFGLTEPGGGSDAGATRTTARLEDGEWVINGSKAFITNSGTDLTDLVTVTAVTGTKADGSKEISTIVVPSGTPGFAVGQRYAKVGWNASDTRELSFSDCRVPAENLVGERGRGYAQFLSILDEGRIAISALAVGLAQGCVDESVKYAAEREAFGQPIGRNQAVQFMIADMEVRASTARLAYYRAAEKMLRGEPFKREASIAKLYSSEMAMENARYATQVHGGYGFMTEFPVGRFYRDAKILEIGEGTSEVQRMLIARSLGVG; encoded by the coding sequence GTGCTGGACTACCGGCTCGACGAGGAGACCGAGGCGCTGCGGAAGGTGGTCCGCGAGTTCGCCGTGGAGGTCATCGCCCCGCAGATCGGCGGGTTCTACGAACGCGACGAGTTCCCCACCGACATCGTGCGGCAGATGGGCGAGCTGGGGCTGTTCGGCCTGCCGTTCCCCGAGGAGTACGGCGGCTCGGGTGGTGACTACTTCACCCTCTGCGTCGCGCTGGAGGAACTCGCCCGGGTCGACAGCTCGGTGGCGATCACCCTGGAGGCCGGGGTGTCGCTGGGCGCGATGCCGATCTTCCGGTTCGGCACCGAGGAGCAGAAGAAGCAGTGGCTGCCCCGGCTGTGCGCCGGTGAGGCGCTGGGCGCCTTCGGGCTCACCGAGCCCGGTGGCGGCTCGGACGCCGGCGCCACGAGGACCACGGCCCGGCTCGAGGACGGCGAGTGGGTGATCAACGGCTCCAAGGCGTTCATCACCAACTCCGGCACCGACCTCACCGACCTGGTCACGGTCACCGCGGTCACCGGCACGAAGGCCGACGGCAGCAAGGAGATCTCCACGATCGTCGTGCCGTCGGGCACCCCGGGGTTCGCCGTGGGGCAGCGCTACGCGAAGGTCGGCTGGAACGCCTCGGACACCCGCGAGCTGTCCTTCAGCGACTGCCGGGTGCCCGCGGAGAACCTGGTGGGGGAGCGGGGCCGGGGGTACGCCCAGTTCCTGTCGATCCTGGACGAGGGCCGGATCGCGATCTCCGCGCTGGCCGTGGGGCTGGCCCAGGGGTGCGTCGACGAGTCGGTGAAGTACGCCGCGGAGCGGGAGGCGTTCGGGCAGCCGATCGGCCGCAACCAGGCGGTGCAGTTCATGATCGCCGACATGGAGGTGCGGGCCTCGACCGCGCGGCTGGCCTACTACCGGGCGGCGGAGAAGATGCTGCGCGGGGAGCCGTTCAAGCGGGAGGCGTCGATCGCCAAGCTGTACAGCTCGGAGATGGCGATGGAGAACGCGCGCTACGCCACCCAGGTGCACGGCGGCTACGGGTTCATGACCGAGTTCCCGGTCGGCCGGTTCTACCGCGACGCCAAGATCCTGGAGATCGGCGAGGGCACCAGCGAGGTCCAGCGCATGCTCATCGCCCGCTCCCTCGGCGTGGGCTGA